In Kutzneria kofuensis, the DNA window ACCGGCGACTCGCCCGAGATGAAGAGCGTGCAGGCATTGCTGGCCAAGGCGCGGAAGCCGGGTTCGGACAAGATCGGACCGTTCGCCAACGACTTCATCGACATCAAGAAGGTCAAGCCCAACCGCAACGCCAACGTCGGCGGCGCGAGCGGCTCCTTCACCGAGGACTGCGGCACCAACCAGAACAACCACCACAACTCCGACAACTTCATCGTCACGCCCGGCGTCGACCACGGCGCCCTGCACGTGCACGACTACGTCGGCAACCGGACCACGACGGCCCGCTCCAACGACCGCAGCCTCGCGGCCGGCGGCACCACCTGCGCCAACGGCGACAAGTCGACCTTCTTCTGGCCGGTCATCCGGGTCAAGCAGGAGGCCAACGGCAAGAACAACAACCAGCAGGGCCCGGACAAGGGCAACATCGGCCGGCTGGTCGAGCCCAACCAGGTGACGATCAAGTTCACCAGCGGCGGCGCCGGCAAGGTGACCGCGGCCCCGCAGTTCCTGCGCGGCATCATGGGTGACGCCAAGGAGGTCACCAACGGCGCCGCCAACGCCAAGGCCACCTGGACCTGCACCGGCTTCGAGAACCGGGTCACCAACAAGTACCCGGTCTGCCCGCAGGGCAGCGCCGTCGAGCGGATCATGGACTTCCCGTCCTGCTGGGACGGCAAGAACACCGACTCGGCCAACCACCGCACGCACCTGGTGTTCCCCAAGAACAACGGGCAGTGCCCCAAGGGCACCAAGGCCGTGCCGGCCCTGCAGTACACCCTGGTCTACAACTCGGTGCCCAACGGCTCGGTGTTCGCGGTCGACGGCTTCGACGGCCAGCTGCACAACCCGGCCACCGACCACGCCGACTGGGAGAACGTGATGAACTCCCAGCAGATGAACGGCGTCGTCAGCTGCATCAACAGCGGTCAGCAGTGCGTGAACCAGCCCCAAGGCGGCGGCAAG includes these proteins:
- a CDS encoding DUF1996 domain-containing protein; translated protein: MRLTAVIGGLVLAAGSAVGIAVAAGAGDSFAATGDSPEMKSVQALLAKARKPGSDKIGPFANDFIDIKKVKPNRNANVGGASGSFTEDCGTNQNNHHNSDNFIVTPGVDHGALHVHDYVGNRTTTARSNDRSLAAGGTTCANGDKSTFFWPVIRVKQEANGKNNNQQGPDKGNIGRLVEPNQVTIKFTSGGAGKVTAAPQFLRGIMGDAKEVTNGAANAKATWTCTGFENRVTNKYPVCPQGSAVERIMDFPSCWDGKNTDSANHRTHLVFPKNNGQCPKGTKAVPALQYTLVYNSVPNGSVFAVDGFDGQLHNPATDHADWENVMNSQQMNGVVSCINSGQQCVNQPQGGGKGGNAGAGGNNNGGTTGGGQGGNNGGGTTTTLTTTAASTTTTLTTTAASTTTARGNAGGGSTSGGKGGSGSGTGDSGGPASSQRVIQSDAPVQAPAVSNRAATTEGDGDLSQHSPQIEPAQGTDLATASPGTNTDPTEPAQDTDPTTAPSPTTDPAQGAVTASPTSTTDYGQQPATDYGQQQAQQGAQTETAASTSTDNRPNTVMVLGGVLLIVVLAVGAVTIIRRARGFSTTKGGGR